Proteins co-encoded in one Kocuria flava genomic window:
- a CDS encoding YebC/PmpR family DNA-binding transcriptional regulator gives MSGHSKWATTKHKKAVIDARRAKAFAKYIKGIEVAARMGGPDTAGNPALELAVTKAKKNSVPNDNIDRAIKRGAGLTGETINYDEILYEARGPQGTALYIECLTDNKNRAASEVRVAVTRNGGTMADSGSVAFLFERKGVVEVAKKDGLTEDDVLVAVLDAGAEEVIEGEEEFEVVSEATDLPAIRTALDEAGLEYNNDDPQFRPSMKVELDEDGARKFLRLADAVEELDDVQNVYSNAEIPAEVLARLEDED, from the coding sequence ATGTCCGGACACTCCAAGTGGGCGACCACCAAGCACAAGAAGGCCGTGATCGACGCCCGTCGCGCCAAGGCCTTCGCCAAGTACATCAAGGGCATCGAGGTCGCCGCCCGCATGGGCGGGCCCGACACCGCCGGCAACCCGGCGCTCGAGCTGGCCGTGACCAAGGCCAAGAAGAACTCCGTGCCCAACGACAACATCGACCGGGCGATCAAGCGCGGCGCCGGCCTGACCGGCGAGACGATCAACTACGACGAGATCCTCTACGAGGCCCGCGGCCCCCAGGGCACCGCCCTCTACATCGAGTGCCTCACCGACAACAAGAACCGCGCGGCCTCCGAGGTGCGCGTGGCCGTCACCCGCAACGGCGGCACCATGGCCGACTCCGGGTCCGTGGCCTTCCTCTTCGAGCGCAAGGGCGTCGTCGAGGTCGCGAAGAAGGACGGGCTCACCGAGGACGACGTCCTCGTGGCCGTCCTCGACGCCGGCGCCGAGGAGGTGATCGAGGGCGAGGAGGAGTTCGAGGTCGTCTCCGAGGCCACCGACCTGCCCGCGATCCGCACTGCCCTCGACGAGGCCGGGCTCGAGTACAACAACGACGACCCCCAGTTCCGCCCGTCCATGAAGGTCGAGCTCGACGAGGACGGCGCCCGCAAGTTCCTGCGCCTGGCCGACGCCGTCGAGGAGCTCGACGACGTGCAGAACGTCTACTCCAACGCCGAGATCCCGGCCGAGGTCCTCGCCCGGCTCGAGGACGAGGACTGA
- a CDS encoding type 1 glutamine amidotransferase, whose amino-acid sequence MTERSIHLVQLYPKDMNIYGDWGNTLALKRRLERYGYAVRLSDHDPGDPFPADADLLVGGGGQDSGQFRVQEDLQRIAPELRAMAADGVPLLAICGLYQLLGHEFRTASGEVLPGIGLLDATTAAGPTRLIGNIVLESPEFGTVVGYENHSGLTRLGPGQDPLGRVVKGAGNNGEDGTEGARVHHVVASYLHGSLLPKNPAVADHLIRAAVERRHGSFDAEPLDDTLAERAREAAIARPR is encoded by the coding sequence ATGACCGAGCGCAGCATCCACCTCGTCCAGCTCTACCCGAAGGACATGAACATCTACGGGGACTGGGGCAACACCCTCGCCCTCAAGCGCCGGCTCGAGCGCTACGGCTACGCCGTGCGGCTGAGCGACCACGACCCCGGGGACCCCTTCCCGGCCGACGCCGACCTGCTCGTGGGCGGCGGCGGACAGGACTCCGGGCAGTTCCGCGTCCAGGAGGACCTCCAGCGCATCGCCCCCGAGCTGCGCGCCATGGCCGCCGACGGCGTGCCCCTGCTCGCGATCTGCGGGCTCTACCAGCTCCTCGGCCACGAGTTCCGCACGGCCTCCGGGGAGGTGCTGCCCGGCATCGGCCTGCTCGACGCCACCACCGCGGCCGGGCCCACCCGGCTGATCGGCAACATCGTCCTGGAGTCCCCGGAGTTCGGCACCGTCGTCGGCTACGAGAACCACTCGGGGCTCACCCGCCTCGGCCCCGGCCAGGACCCGCTGGGACGGGTGGTCAAGGGCGCCGGCAACAACGGCGAGGACGGCACCGAGGGCGCCCGCGTCCACCATGTGGTCGCCTCCTACCTGCACGGGTCCCTGCTGCCGAAGAACCCGGCCGTGGCCGACCACCTCATCCGCGCCGCCGTCGAGCGCCGGCACGGGAGCTTCGACGCCGAGCCCCTCGACGACACCCTCGCCGAGCGCGCCCGCGAGGCCGCGATCGCCCGTCCCCGCTGA
- a CDS encoding Mur ligase family protein produces the protein MERMSRPHVRLLGQGIRYLTTLRGGGSAFPGLVMEKLHPGFVAEELAKLPHGVVVVSGTNGKTTTTKMAVQLLRAQGLKVFTNRTGSNFVRGVAAALLGEMSLTGRLDADIAVLELDEAHAVHFVKQVEPRYALLLNVMRDQLDRFGEIDTTRRMLARIAAATTGTVVLNREDPRIASLAEHVPEGTGIRWFGLSAALRPLFPSDDDMRSAGGPEAGADHEDELAPRPAAAVELSSFEANRVRLLVEGRPVETTVDLYGVYNIYNAAAALALALAVAGPDADRPALLAELSRVTPAFGRGETIEVGGRPLQLLLVKNPAGFRLSLASARPGDYATMITINDEYADGRDVSWLWDVDFHSLREGGVDVVAGTRAWDMALRLDHDEVPVREVVPGLGDALRRFVAGAGDRPMRVFCTYTSMLELRRELSRVAEVAEI, from the coding sequence ATGGAGCGCATGTCCCGACCCCACGTGCGCCTGCTCGGCCAAGGCATCCGGTACCTGACCACCCTGCGCGGGGGAGGCTCCGCCTTCCCCGGGCTCGTGATGGAGAAGCTGCACCCCGGGTTCGTCGCCGAGGAGCTCGCGAAGCTGCCCCACGGGGTCGTGGTCGTCAGCGGCACCAACGGCAAGACCACCACCACCAAGATGGCCGTGCAGCTGCTGCGCGCCCAGGGCCTGAAGGTCTTCACCAACCGCACCGGCTCCAACTTCGTGCGCGGGGTGGCCGCGGCCCTGCTGGGGGAGATGAGCCTCACCGGCCGGCTCGACGCCGACATCGCCGTCCTCGAGCTCGACGAGGCCCACGCCGTGCACTTCGTCAAGCAGGTCGAGCCCCGGTACGCCCTGCTGCTCAACGTCATGCGCGACCAGCTCGACCGCTTCGGCGAGATCGACACCACCCGCCGGATGCTCGCCCGGATCGCCGCCGCCACCACCGGAACGGTCGTGCTCAACCGCGAGGACCCCCGCATCGCCTCCCTCGCCGAGCACGTCCCGGAGGGCACCGGGATCCGCTGGTTCGGCCTCTCCGCCGCCCTGCGCCCCCTGTTCCCCTCCGACGACGACATGCGCTCCGCCGGCGGGCCCGAGGCCGGCGCCGACCACGAGGACGAGCTCGCCCCCCGCCCGGCCGCCGCCGTGGAGCTGAGCTCCTTCGAGGCCAACCGGGTGCGGCTGCTCGTCGAGGGCCGGCCCGTCGAGACCACGGTCGACCTCTACGGCGTCTACAACATCTACAACGCCGCCGCCGCCCTCGCCCTCGCGCTCGCGGTCGCCGGCCCCGACGCCGACCGGCCCGCGCTGCTGGCCGAGCTCTCCCGCGTGACCCCCGCCTTCGGCCGCGGCGAGACCATCGAGGTCGGCGGGCGCCCGCTGCAGCTGCTGCTCGTGAAGAACCCCGCCGGGTTCCGGCTCTCCCTGGCCTCGGCCCGCCCCGGGGACTACGCCACGATGATCACCATCAACGACGAGTACGCCGACGGCCGCGACGTCTCCTGGCTGTGGGACGTCGACTTCCACTCCCTGCGCGAGGGCGGGGTCGACGTCGTCGCCGGCACGCGCGCCTGGGACATGGCCCTGCGCCTGGACCACGACGAGGTGCCCGTGCGCGAGGTCGTGCCCGGCCTCGGCGACGCCCTGCGCCGCTTCGTGGCCGGGGCCGGGGACCGCCCCATGCGCGTGTTCTGCACCTACACCTCCATGCTCGAGCTGCGCCGGGAGCTCTCCCGCGTGGCCGAGGTCGCCGAGATCTGA
- a CDS encoding HIT family protein, with protein sequence MTGPADRSCGAPPPGWIRQDEFEIPGVPDSFQRLWTPHRLAYVRGEDPSVQASPGCPFCGGPERADEESLIVHRGERCFVILNLFPYNPGHLLVCPYRHVGDLTDLDDDEAEELTQLTRTAVGTIRQVASPHAFNIGLNLGPAAGGSLSEHLHQHVVPRWNGDANFMPVLAGTKAIMQTLGDTRRDIAEAWPRT encoded by the coding sequence GTGACCGGACCCGCGGACCGCTCCTGCGGCGCGCCCCCGCCCGGCTGGATCCGCCAGGACGAGTTCGAGATCCCCGGGGTCCCCGACAGCTTCCAGCGGCTGTGGACCCCCCACCGGCTCGCCTACGTCCGCGGCGAGGACCCCTCCGTGCAGGCCTCCCCGGGCTGCCCGTTCTGCGGCGGCCCCGAGCGCGCCGACGAGGAGTCGCTGATCGTCCACCGCGGCGAGCGGTGCTTCGTGATCCTCAACCTCTTCCCGTACAACCCCGGGCACCTGCTCGTGTGCCCGTACCGGCACGTCGGGGACCTGACCGACCTCGACGACGACGAGGCGGAGGAGCTCACGCAGCTCACCCGCACCGCCGTCGGCACGATCCGGCAGGTGGCCTCCCCGCACGCGTTCAACATCGGGCTCAACCTGGGCCCGGCGGCCGGCGGGTCCCTCTCGGAGCACCTGCACCAGCACGTGGTGCCGCGCTGGAACGGGGACGCCAACTTCATGCCCGTCCTCGCCGGGACCAAGGCGATCATGCAGACCCTCGGCGACACCCGCCGGGACATCGCCGAGGCCTGGCCCCGGACCTGA
- the thrS gene encoding threonine--tRNA ligase, protein MTTAPEPTTSPASLTITVDGERRTVGAGTTAADLYREDRAVVVARVGGVLRDLTHELADGDVVERVLISDPEGLEVLRHSAAHVMAQAVQQLHEEAKLGIGPYIIDGFYFDFDVAQPFTPEDLKAIEKRMQKIVNSTQSFRRRAVDEAEARAEMADEPYKLELIGLAQGPGSGGDVDAAAEGASVEVAAGELTIYDNVDRRTGETVWKDLCRGPHLPDTKLIGNGFALTRSAAAYWRGSEKNQQLQRIYGTAWPTKEELTAYKERLAEAERRDHRRLGAELDLFSFPDELGSGLPVFHPKGGIIKREMEDYVRDRHVDEGFQYVGTPHISKDGLFHTSGHLPYYAETMFPPLHVDEERDEDGTVTKPGQDYRLKAMNCPMHNLIYRSRGRSYRDLPLRLFEFGHVYRYEKSGVVHGLTRVRGFAQDDSHSYVTREDAPAEIRHLLEFILGLLRDFGLTDFYLELSTRDPESEKFIGSDEQWEEATRVLEEVCTETGLDLVPDPGGAAYYGPKVSVQAKDAIGRTWQMSTIQYDFNQPERFDLEYQAADGTRQRPVMIHSAKFGSIERFLGVLVEHYAGAFPAWLAPVQVRAIPVAEAFDDYLREVVASLRARGIRAELDAGSDRFPKKIRTAAKDKVPFVLIAGGEDAEAGAVSFRFRDGSQDNGVLVGEAVERIVAHVRGRVNEDPTAPARREDAAAAAGAGQ, encoded by the coding sequence ATGACCACCGCGCCGGAGCCCACGACCTCGCCCGCGTCCCTGACCATCACCGTCGACGGCGAGCGGCGCACGGTCGGGGCGGGGACCACGGCCGCGGACCTGTACCGGGAGGACCGCGCCGTCGTCGTCGCCCGCGTCGGCGGCGTCCTGCGGGACCTGACCCACGAGCTGGCCGACGGCGACGTCGTCGAGCGGGTGCTGATCTCCGACCCCGAGGGCCTCGAGGTGCTGCGCCACTCCGCCGCCCACGTGATGGCCCAGGCCGTGCAGCAGCTGCACGAGGAGGCGAAGCTGGGGATCGGCCCGTACATCATCGACGGCTTCTACTTCGACTTCGACGTCGCGCAGCCCTTCACCCCCGAGGACCTCAAGGCGATCGAGAAGCGGATGCAGAAGATCGTCAACTCGACCCAGTCCTTCCGCCGCAGAGCGGTCGACGAGGCCGAGGCCCGCGCCGAGATGGCCGACGAGCCCTACAAGCTCGAGCTCATCGGCCTCGCCCAGGGCCCCGGCTCCGGCGGGGACGTCGACGCCGCCGCCGAGGGCGCCTCCGTGGAGGTGGCCGCCGGCGAGCTGACGATCTACGACAACGTGGACCGCAGGACCGGGGAGACGGTCTGGAAGGACCTGTGCCGCGGACCGCACCTGCCCGACACCAAGCTGATCGGCAACGGCTTCGCCCTCACCCGCTCCGCGGCCGCCTACTGGCGCGGGTCGGAGAAGAACCAGCAGCTCCAGCGCATCTACGGCACCGCCTGGCCGACCAAGGAGGAGCTGACCGCGTACAAGGAGCGCCTGGCCGAGGCGGAGCGGCGCGACCACCGCCGCCTGGGCGCCGAGCTGGACCTGTTCTCCTTCCCGGACGAGCTCGGCTCGGGCCTGCCCGTGTTCCACCCCAAGGGCGGGATCATCAAGCGGGAGATGGAGGACTACGTCCGCGACCGCCACGTGGACGAGGGCTTCCAGTACGTGGGCACCCCGCACATCTCCAAGGACGGGCTCTTCCACACCTCCGGGCACCTGCCCTACTACGCGGAGACCATGTTCCCGCCGCTGCACGTCGACGAGGAGCGCGACGAGGACGGCACCGTCACCAAGCCGGGCCAGGACTACCGGCTCAAGGCGATGAACTGCCCCATGCACAACCTCATCTACCGCTCCCGGGGCCGGTCCTACCGCGACCTGCCGCTGCGGCTGTTCGAGTTCGGCCACGTCTACCGCTACGAGAAGTCCGGGGTGGTCCACGGCCTCACCCGCGTGCGCGGCTTCGCCCAGGACGACTCCCACTCCTACGTCACCCGCGAGGACGCCCCCGCGGAGATCCGCCACCTGCTCGAGTTCATCCTCGGGCTGCTGCGGGACTTCGGCCTGACCGACTTCTACCTCGAGCTCTCCACCCGCGACCCGGAGTCGGAGAAGTTCATCGGCTCCGACGAGCAGTGGGAGGAGGCCACCCGCGTCCTGGAGGAGGTCTGCACCGAGACCGGCCTGGACCTCGTGCCGGACCCCGGGGGAGCCGCCTACTACGGGCCGAAGGTCTCCGTGCAGGCCAAGGACGCGATCGGGCGCACCTGGCAGATGTCCACGATCCAGTACGACTTCAACCAGCCCGAGCGCTTCGACCTCGAGTACCAGGCGGCCGACGGCACCCGCCAGCGCCCGGTGATGATCCACTCCGCCAAGTTCGGCTCGATCGAGCGGTTCCTGGGGGTGCTCGTGGAGCACTACGCGGGTGCGTTCCCCGCCTGGCTGGCCCCCGTGCAGGTGCGGGCGATCCCGGTCGCCGAGGCCTTCGACGACTACCTCCGGGAGGTCGTGGCGAGTCTGCGCGCCCGCGGGATCCGCGCCGAGCTCGACGCCGGCTCCGACCGGTTCCCGAAGAAGATCCGCACCGCGGCCAAGGACAAGGTCCCGTTCGTGCTCATCGCCGGCGGCGAGGACGCCGAGGCCGGCGCGGTCTCCTTCCGCTTCCGCGACGGCTCCCAGGACAACGGGGTGCTCGTGGGGGAGGCCGTCGAGCGGATCGTGGCCCACGTGCGCGGGCGCGTCAACGAGGACCCCACCGCCCCCGCGCGCCGCGAGGACGCGGCGGCGGCCGCGGGAGCCGGGCAGTGA
- a CDS encoding DUF2382 domain-containing protein yields the protein MATYDVNALLSATAYGSDGDKIGKVEQVFLDDNTEEVTFVTVNTGLFGTKESFVPVDGAQQDGDRLVLPYTKDVVKDAPGVDADQHLSPAEEEELYRYYKMNYDGTAARTDRDRTAAGTAAAGTAGTAGYAGTERDDRYATDTDRNAVPATGTTAGTAGTAGYAETERTEELDRDRTAGTADLDRDRTGVDDGSVVRHEEQLHVGKERRETGRARLRKYVVTDHETVDVPVEREEVRVERTPLSGTEATAGTIGEEDVEVTLHEERPVVAKETVGVEKVGLEKETVRDTERVEADVRKEQVDVENDADRGLTDRDRRDRI from the coding sequence ATGGCTACGTACGACGTGAACGCACTGCTGTCGGCCACCGCCTACGGCTCGGACGGCGACAAGATCGGCAAGGTCGAGCAGGTCTTCCTGGACGACAACACCGAGGAGGTCACCTTCGTCACCGTCAACACCGGCCTGTTCGGCACCAAGGAGAGCTTCGTGCCCGTCGACGGCGCGCAGCAGGACGGCGACCGCCTCGTCCTCCCGTACACCAAGGACGTCGTCAAGGACGCCCCCGGCGTCGACGCGGACCAGCACCTCTCTCCGGCCGAGGAGGAGGAGCTCTACCGCTACTACAAGATGAACTACGACGGCACCGCCGCCCGCACCGATCGCGACCGCACCGCCGCGGGCACGGCCGCCGCCGGCACGGCGGGCACCGCCGGCTACGCCGGGACCGAGCGCGACGACCGCTACGCCACGGACACCGACCGCAACGCCGTGCCGGCCACCGGCACCACCGCGGGCACGGCGGGCACCGCCGGCTACGCCGAGACCGAGCGCACCGAGGAGCTCGACCGCGACCGCACGGCCGGCACCGCGGACCTCGACCGCGACCGCACCGGTGTCGACGACGGCTCCGTGGTCCGCCACGAGGAGCAGCTGCACGTCGGCAAGGAGCGCCGGGAGACCGGCCGCGCCCGCCTGCGCAAGTACGTCGTGACCGACCACGAGACCGTGGACGTGCCGGTGGAGCGCGAGGAGGTCCGCGTCGAGCGGACCCCGCTGAGCGGCACCGAGGCGACCGCCGGCACCATCGGCGAGGAGGACGTCGAGGTGACCCTCCACGAGGAGCGCCCCGTCGTCGCCAAGGAGACCGTGGGCGTCGAGAAGGTCGGGCTCGAGAAGGAGACCGTCCGCGACACCGAGCGCGTCGAGGCCGACGTGCGCAAGGAGCAGGTCGACGTCGAGAACGACGCCGACCGCGGCCTCACCGACCGCGACCGCCGCGACCGCATCTGA
- a CDS encoding DNA polymerase III subunit alpha, with product MSFPHLHVATAFSAHYGVSHPRALAAAAAADGADALACTDRDGLYGAVKHLGACREHGLDPVLGADLALLDDDRHRVLGRVVVLAAGGTGGAGYAALCRLVSAAHADPGARDGRGPGRGGSLPVGVDARRLAAHARLLAPGTPALTVLLGPDSDVGRALAARRYRSARAALARWRSLLPAEALAVEVVPHLAAPGVAGSTPHAARMLRAALEAGLTPVLSNAVRYATPAEAATADVLDAARALTPLEALGAAGARGGRERATAMLQPNGQGWLKPAHQMHALAAEVARAADLGAEGTAALLAGTGRVADRSRLDPVADCGWGRPVVPEAAVLGLERPAAAELRARCEAGLARRYPHRRDGPRVRDRLEQELRVIDELGFAAYFLTVAEVSAMIGALGVRHAARGSGVSSLVNYLLDVSQVDPLEHDLLFERFLSGDRSTLPDVDIDVESAQRHRVYREVFARFGAERVSLMSMQNAYRARGAVRDAGLALGLDPEAVDAVAKQLWNLPAATLRTTLAERPELRELAEQVARERQLDLLVDLTERLDRLPRHISVHPCGVILGDRRLLDRTPVQASGMGLPMSQFDKHDMDPMGMLKLDVLGVRMQSALAHAVEEIARIHPGRPRLDLDAVPRDDPATFALIRTTHTLGCFQIESPGQRELIGKMAPERFEDLIVDISLFRPGPMHSDMVRPFLEHRHGWSRPEPVHPALDPILAETQGVTVFHEQVLRILDAFTGCGLARADELRRRLGSEREAGVEALFRERARDRGVPPDVVDRVWGILAAFGSFGFCKAHGAAFAVPTYQSAWLKAHHPEAFLAGLWEHDPGMYPKRLLVGEARRMGIPVLPVDVDRSDEHYRVERLDDDPSRLGVRMALTGVHGVARAELRRIAAGRPYASLADLRERARPGRRTLERLAAVGALDGLLHRSGAAASRADLVHALRARADAARPPRAGGAGEVEGQLALDLGDLELRALPAERPEPSLAEKVRTELDLLSVDVSAHLLESWAPLLRALGVTPAERLLELRSRSEVLVAGVRVSTMTPPIRSGRRVVFVSLDDGTGAVDCAFFDDAQERSGRHLFGTRLLLVHGRTRRTGPRGISVSALQAWDLADPGTPAAVRAATGAPGPARPGGGRGPALQVRSAH from the coding sequence GTGAGCTTCCCGCACCTCCACGTCGCCACCGCATTCAGTGCCCACTACGGGGTCAGCCACCCCCGGGCGCTCGCCGCGGCCGCCGCCGCCGACGGCGCGGACGCGCTCGCCTGCACCGACCGGGACGGGCTCTACGGCGCCGTCAAGCACCTGGGCGCCTGCCGCGAGCACGGTCTCGACCCGGTCCTCGGCGCCGACCTCGCCCTCCTCGACGACGACCGGCACCGGGTCCTCGGGCGCGTCGTGGTCCTCGCCGCCGGCGGCACGGGCGGCGCGGGCTACGCCGCCCTGTGCCGGCTCGTCTCCGCGGCCCACGCCGACCCCGGCGCACGGGACGGGCGCGGCCCCGGGCGCGGCGGGTCCCTCCCCGTGGGGGTGGACGCCCGCCGCCTGGCCGCCCACGCGCGCCTCCTCGCCCCGGGCACCCCCGCGCTGACCGTCCTGCTGGGACCGGACTCCGACGTCGGCCGCGCGCTCGCGGCCCGCCGCTACCGGAGCGCCCGGGCCGCCCTCGCCCGCTGGCGCTCCCTGCTGCCCGCCGAGGCGCTCGCCGTGGAGGTCGTCCCGCACCTGGCCGCCCCCGGCGTCGCCGGCAGCACCCCCCACGCGGCCCGGATGCTGCGGGCCGCCCTCGAGGCCGGGCTCACCCCCGTGCTCAGCAACGCGGTGCGCTACGCGACCCCCGCGGAGGCCGCGACCGCCGACGTCCTCGACGCCGCCCGCGCCCTGACCCCCCTCGAGGCGCTGGGGGCCGCCGGGGCGCGCGGGGGCCGGGAGAGGGCCACGGCCATGCTGCAGCCCAACGGGCAGGGCTGGCTCAAGCCCGCACACCAGATGCACGCGCTGGCCGCCGAGGTCGCCCGGGCCGCCGACCTCGGCGCGGAGGGGACCGCGGCGCTGCTCGCCGGCACCGGGCGGGTGGCCGACCGCTCCCGGCTGGACCCCGTCGCGGACTGCGGCTGGGGCCGGCCCGTGGTGCCCGAGGCCGCCGTCCTGGGCCTGGAGCGGCCCGCCGCCGCCGAGCTGCGGGCCCGCTGCGAGGCCGGGCTCGCCCGCCGCTACCCGCACCGGCGCGACGGCCCCCGGGTGCGCGACCGGCTCGAGCAGGAGCTGCGGGTGATCGACGAGCTGGGCTTCGCCGCCTACTTCCTCACCGTCGCAGAGGTCTCCGCGATGATCGGGGCGCTGGGGGTGCGCCACGCCGCCCGCGGCTCCGGGGTCTCCTCCCTCGTGAACTACCTGCTCGACGTCTCCCAGGTGGACCCGCTCGAGCACGACCTGCTCTTCGAGCGCTTCCTCTCCGGGGACCGCTCGACCCTGCCGGACGTCGACATCGACGTCGAGTCCGCCCAGCGCCACCGGGTCTACCGCGAGGTCTTCGCCCGCTTCGGCGCGGAGCGGGTGAGCCTGATGAGCATGCAGAACGCCTACCGGGCCCGCGGCGCCGTCCGGGACGCCGGCCTGGCCCTGGGCCTGGACCCGGAGGCCGTGGACGCCGTGGCCAAGCAGCTGTGGAACCTGCCCGCCGCCACGCTGCGCACGACCCTGGCCGAGCGCCCCGAGCTGCGGGAGCTGGCCGAGCAGGTGGCCCGGGAGCGGCAGCTGGACCTGCTCGTGGACCTCACCGAGCGCCTCGACCGGCTGCCCCGGCACATCTCCGTGCACCCGTGCGGGGTGATCCTCGGCGACCGCCGCCTGCTGGACCGCACCCCCGTGCAGGCCAGCGGCATGGGCCTGCCCATGAGCCAGTTCGACAAGCACGACATGGACCCCATGGGGATGCTCAAGCTCGACGTCCTCGGGGTGCGGATGCAGTCCGCCCTGGCCCACGCCGTGGAGGAGATCGCCCGGATCCACCCCGGCCGGCCCCGCCTGGACCTCGACGCGGTCCCGCGCGACGACCCGGCGACGTTCGCCCTGATCCGCACCACCCACACCCTGGGGTGCTTCCAGATCGAGTCCCCCGGCCAGCGGGAGCTCATCGGGAAGATGGCCCCGGAGCGGTTCGAGGACCTGATCGTGGACATCTCGCTCTTCCGCCCCGGACCGATGCACTCGGACATGGTGCGGCCCTTCCTCGAGCACCGCCACGGGTGGTCCCGCCCCGAACCGGTGCACCCGGCCCTCGACCCGATCCTCGCCGAGACCCAGGGGGTGACGGTCTTCCACGAGCAGGTCCTGCGCATCCTCGACGCGTTCACCGGGTGCGGCCTGGCCCGCGCCGACGAGCTGCGCCGGCGGCTGGGCTCCGAGCGCGAGGCCGGGGTCGAGGCCCTCTTCCGCGAGCGCGCCCGGGACCGGGGCGTCCCCCCGGACGTCGTGGACCGGGTGTGGGGGATCCTCGCCGCGTTCGGCTCGTTCGGCTTCTGCAAGGCCCACGGGGCGGCGTTCGCGGTGCCCACCTACCAGTCCGCGTGGCTGAAGGCCCACCACCCCGAGGCGTTCCTGGCCGGGCTGTGGGAGCACGACCCCGGGATGTACCCCAAGCGGCTGCTGGTGGGGGAGGCGCGGCGGATGGGGATCCCGGTCCTGCCCGTGGACGTCGACCGCTCGGACGAGCACTACCGCGTCGAGCGCCTCGACGACGACCCGTCCCGCCTCGGCGTGCGGATGGCCCTCACCGGGGTCCACGGCGTGGCCCGGGCCGAGCTGCGCCGCATCGCCGCCGGGCGGCCCTACGCCTCGCTGGCCGACCTGCGGGAGCGGGCCCGGCCGGGCCGGCGGACCCTCGAGCGCCTCGCCGCCGTGGGCGCCCTCGACGGTCTGCTGCACCGCTCGGGGGCCGCCGCCTCCCGGGCCGACCTCGTGCACGCCCTGCGGGCGCGGGCCGACGCCGCCCGGCCCCCGCGGGCGGGCGGGGCGGGAGAGGTCGAGGGCCAGCTGGCCCTCGACCTGGGGGACCTCGAGCTGCGCGCGCTGCCCGCGGAGCGGCCCGAGCCCTCGCTCGCGGAGAAGGTGCGCACCGAGCTGGACCTGCTCTCCGTGGACGTCTCGGCCCACCTGCTGGAGAGCTGGGCGCCGCTGCTGCGCGCGCTCGGGGTGACGCCGGCGGAGCGGCTGCTCGAGCTGCGCAGCCGCTCGGAGGTGCTCGTGGCCGGGGTGCGCGTCTCGACCATGACCCCGCCGATCCGCAGCGGCCGCCGGGTGGTCTTCGTCAGCCTCGACGACGGCACGGGGGCCGTGGACTGCGCCTTCTTCGACGACGCCCAGGAGCGCTCCGGCCGGCACCTGTTCGGCACCCGCCTGCTGCTGGTGCACGGGCGCACGCGGCGCACCGGTCCCCGCGGGATCAGCGTGAGCGCGCTGCAGGCCTGGGACCTCGCCGACCCCGGGACCCCCGCCGCGGTGCGGGCCGCGACCGGGGCGCCGGGGCCCGCCCGTCCCGGCGGTGGCCGGGGACCAGCCCTGCAGGTACGATCAGCACACTGA
- a CDS encoding MOSC domain-containing protein, producing MSMPHRYDVEILHLLVSPGHAYFGRARDGAADVPTRDADRVELVAGKGVVGDRFFGKAAHMDAAVTLLAVEALEAMAAELGAAAPFDPLLTRRNVVLRGAHLPPLLGEEFALETGGAPVRLRGGRAAHPCAWMDEVLAPGAHAAMRGRGGIRCRVLTDGVLRRGPAVLHSPVPLEPQRAGEAVLRRASRLP from the coding sequence ATGAGCATGCCGCACCGCTACGACGTGGAGATCCTGCACCTGCTCGTCTCGCCCGGGCACGCCTACTTCGGCAGGGCCCGCGACGGCGCCGCCGACGTGCCCACCCGGGACGCCGACCGGGTCGAGCTCGTGGCGGGCAAGGGCGTCGTCGGCGACCGCTTCTTCGGGAAGGCCGCCCACATGGACGCGGCCGTGACCCTGCTCGCCGTCGAGGCCCTCGAGGCGATGGCCGCCGAGCTGGGCGCCGCCGCGCCCTTCGACCCGCTGCTGACCCGGCGCAACGTGGTGCTGCGCGGGGCGCACCTGCCCCCGCTGCTGGGCGAGGAGTTCGCCCTGGAGACCGGCGGCGCCCCCGTGCGCCTGCGGGGCGGCCGGGCGGCCCACCCCTGCGCCTGGATGGACGAGGTGCTGGCCCCCGGCGCCCACGCGGCGATGCGCGGGCGCGGCGGAATCCGCTGCCGGGTGCTCACGGACGGGGTCCTCCGCCGCGGCCCGGCGGTGTTGCACAGCCCCGTGCCGCTCGAGCCGCAGCGGGCCGGGGAGGCCGTGCTGCGCCGGGCCTCCCGGCTGCCCTAG